One window of Triticum dicoccoides isolate Atlit2015 ecotype Zavitan chromosome 5A, WEW_v2.0, whole genome shotgun sequence genomic DNA carries:
- the LOC119302167 gene encoding uncharacterized protein LOC119302167 produces the protein MYAFPCMPEFFQGIGGSEIHEEHEAVQQDGQRRCGSGVGKKMRGLRRGWRQRQFATNKHLSLVAGGALRVCQGREDGSQDRALPFQWCQDIPGGCIRLVHSYSRVLLLSNSKCKRYFCNHLKPAKLIWTAMYRKQQKNVYGDLIRKCKYNDLDIRVEAAKKRHRTTKSPCGLAVNRLWTRH, from the exons ATGTATGCCTTTCCTTGTATGCCTGAATTTTTTCAAGGGATCGGTGGCAGCGAGATCCACGAGGAGCACGAGGCGGTGCAGCAAGATGGACAAAGACGGTGTGGCAGCGGGGTGGGCAAGAAGATGAGGGgattgaggagagggtggaggcaaCGACAGTTTGCAACAAATAAACATCTATCATTGGTTGCAG GAGGAGCTTTGAGAGTTTGTCAGGGCAGAGAGGATGGTTCTCAA GACAGGGCTCTGCCGTTTCAGTGGTGCCAAGATATACCCGGGGGATGTATCAGATTGGTCCATTCATACTCTCGA GTCCTCCTTTTGTCCAACTCAAAGTGCAAGCGCTATTTCTGCAACCATCTCAAGCCTGCTAAGCTTATATGGACTGCCATGTACAGGAAGCAGCAGAAGAACGTATACG GTGATCTGATTAGGAAGTGCAAGTACAATGATCTG GATATTCGTGTTGAGGCTGCAAAGAAGAGGCACCGGACCACCAAGAGTCCATGTGGTCTCGCTGTTAATCGCCTCTGGACGCGCCATTGA
- the LOC119302166 gene encoding 26S proteasome non-ATPase regulatory subunit 13 homolog B-like: protein MRRRRRRQRVEEMKRRQLEGLLGGLVQFSPAASSARFGLQKKAGDALIQLYTHFISDFEVKINLLKSSHFAVVVSRQYSDKDAGISYLEGVISKLRDTKESRVEEPILYVKMQIASFLLEKGNQKECKKLVDEGKTTLDSMGDVDPSVHSTYYSLCSQYHKVCQDNSEFYKNALLYLAYTTVESLLEPFRQNLAFDLSLAALLGDNIYNIGELLAHPIVCSYILIIYMYLSSLLSGYALLLTPSMP from the exons atgcggcgacggcgacggcgacaacgAGTGGAGGAGATGAAGCGGAGGCAACTCGAGGGCCTCCTAGGGGGCCTGGTCCAGTTCTCCCCCGCCGCCTCCTCTGCTCGATTTGGCCTCCAAAAAAAG GCAGGCGATGCTCTGATTCAGCTGTATACTCATTTCATCTCTGATTTTGAGGTCAAGATCAATCTTCTTAAATCTTCTCACTTCGCGGTAGTAGTTTCACGCCAGTATTCAGATAAAGATGCTGGTATAAGCTATCTCGAAGGCGTAATTTCGAAGCTGCGTGATACCAAGGAATCACGGGTTGAAGAGCCCATTCTGTATGTGAAGATGCAGATTGCAAGTTTTCTTCTTGAGAAAGGGAATCAAAAGGAGTGTAAGAAACTGGTAGACGAGGGTAAAACCACTTTGGATAGCATGGGCGATGTTGATCCTTCAGTACATTCAACCTATTATTCATTATGTTCTCAGTACCATAAAGTGTGTCAAGACAATTCTGAATTTTATAAAAATGCTCTTCTCTATCTTGCATACACAACAGTGGAGTCACTTTTAGAACCATTCAGACAG AACCTGGCATTTGACCTCTCACTTGCTGCTTTATTGGGTGACAACATATACAACATCGGGGAGTTGCTTGCCCATCCAATTGTATGTTCTTATATACTTATAATTTATATGTACCTTTCATCTTTGTTGTCTGGTTACGCTTTACTACTTACTCCTTCCATGCCATAA